A stretch of the Erpetoichthys calabaricus chromosome 3, fErpCal1.3, whole genome shotgun sequence genome encodes the following:
- the LOC114649479 gene encoding trace amine-associated receptor 4-like: protein MNVSQEPVEYCFENVVKSCVKVSRPVSFKAVLYFLLVFTILITVLGNLLVMITISHFKQLHSPNNVLVLSLANTDFLVGLLVLPFSTMRAVETCWYLGSFFCRLHTSVDMLLCTVSIYHLCFIAIDRYYAVCDPLHYTTKINYKVISLFIALAWIIPGLYSFGIIYSKANDQGLEDVVLTLTCEGACLLLFNKLWALLDPLMFIAPCVVMIGIYAKIFNVAKKQSKILNNREGKTLSEEAYKRRANQKREHKAAKTLGIIMGIFLVCWLPFFLDVAVDVYINFSTPMDISEATGWLGYVNSAFNPLIYAFFYPWFRKALKLIVTGRIFKRGSSNIQLISQ from the coding sequence atgaaCGTATCACAAGAACCTGTAGAGTACTGCTTTGAAAATGTTGTGAAATCTTGTGTAAAGGTCTCTAGACCTGTCAGTTTTAAAGCAGTTCTGTATTTCTTGCTTGTTTTCACCATTCTGATCACTGTGCTTGGTAACCTATTAGTTATGATTACGATTTCTCACTTTAAACAGCTCCATTCACCAAATAATGTATTAGTGCTTTCTTTAGCAAATACAGATTTCTTGGTGGGCTTGCTTGTGTTGCCATTTAGCACAATGAGAGCTGTTGAAACTTGCTGGTATTTGGGTTCTTTCTTTTGCAGACTGCACACATCTGTTGATATGTTACTTTGTACTGTTTCCATTTACCACTTGTGTTTTATTGCAATTGATCGCTACTATGCAGTGTGTGATCCACTTCActacacaacaaaaataaactataaagttatttctttgtttattgctCTAGCCTGGATAATACCAGGTTTATACAGTTTTGGAATAATTTACTCCAAAGCTAATGACCAAGGACTAGAAGACGTGGTGCTCACGCTGACATGTGAAGGTGCATGCTTACTGTTGTTTAATAAATTATGGGCACTGCTGGATCCACTAATGTTTATAGCTCCTTGTGTAGTTATGATTGGGATTTAtgcaaaaatttttaatgttgctaaaaagcaatcaaaaatcCTTAATAACAGGGAAGGAAAAACTCTTTCCGAAGAAGCTTATAAAAGAAGAGCTAACCAAAAGAGAGAACATAAAGCAGCCAAAACACTTGGCATAATCATGGGCATTTTTTTAGTGTGTTGGTTACCATTTTTCCTGGATGTTGCAGTTGATGTTTATATCAATTTTTCCACACCAATGGACATTTCCGAGGCTACAGGGTGGTTAGGCTATGTTAATTCTGCTTTCAATCCATTAATATATGCTTTTTTCTATCCATGGTTCCGTAAGGCACTGAAGTTGATTGTTACAGGCAGAATATTTAAGAGGGGCTCATCAAATATTCAGCTTATTTCtcaataa
- the LOC114649482 gene encoding trace amine-associated receptor 4-like has translation MNLSLLSEELVEYCFENVSNSCVKVNRSLALKIVMYFLLVFTVVLTVFGNLFVMILISHFKQLHSPNNVLVLSLANADFLVGLLVLPFCIIRSVETCWYWGSFLCRLHTCMDLLLCTVSIYHLCFIAIDRYYAICKPLHYTRKINYEVISLFIFLAWMIPGVCSFGIIYSKSNEQGLEDVLAILTCEGGCLLLYNKLCALLGLLIFIAPCVVMIGIYTKIFCVAKRQAKIANNRERKILSDEDNKKRVTQKREQKAAKTLGIIMGIFLLCWLPFFIDIAIDVYVDFSTPMAISEALTWLGYVNSAFNPLIYALFYPWFRKALKMIVTGRIFSSGSSDIQLYTQ, from the coding sequence ATGAATTTAAGTCTGTTGTCAGAAGAACTAGTAGAATATTGCTTTGAAAATGTAAGTAACTCCTGTGTAAAAGTCAACAGATCCTTGGCTCTTAAAATTGTTATGTATTTCTTGCTTGTTTTCACTGTTGTGCTCACTGTCTTTGGGAATCTGTTTGTTATGATTTTAATTTCTCACTTTAAACAGCTTCATTCACCAAACAATGTGCTGGTCCTTTCTTTAGCAAATGCAGATTTCTTAGTTGGGTTGCTCGTATTGCCATTTTGCATTATAAGATCCGTTGAAACTTGCTGGTACTGGGGCTCTTTCTTATGTAGACTGCACACATGCATGGATTTGTTACTTTGTACTGTTTCCATTTACCACTTGTGTTTTATAGCAATAGATCGCTACTATGCGATTTGCAAACCACTTCACTACACAAGAAAAATCAACTAtgaagttatttctttatttatttttcttgcctgGATGATACCAGGTGTATGCAGTTTTGGAATAATTTATTCCAAATCTAATGAACAAGGACTTGAAGATGTGTTAGCTATATTAACATGTGAAGGTGGGTGCCTACTGTTATATAACAAATTATGTGCATTGCTGGGTCTGCTTATATTTATAGCACCATGTGTAGTTATGATTGGGATCTACACTAAAATTTTTTGTGTTGCTAAAAGGCAAGCAAAAATTGCAAACAACAGGGAAAGAAAAATTCTTTCTGATGAAGACAATAAAAAGCGAGTCACCcagaaaagagaacaaaaagcTGCCAAAACACTGGGAATAATTATGggcatttttttattatgctgGCTACCATTTTTCATTGATATTGCAATTGATGTTTATGTTGATTTTTCCACACCTATGGCAATTTCTGAGGCATTAACATGGCTAGGCTATGTTAATTCTGCTTTCAATCCACTAATATATGCCCTCTTCTATCCATGGTTTCGGAAGGCACTGAAGATGATTGTTACAGGCAGAATATTTAGCTCTGGTTCTTCAGATATTCAGCTTTATACTCAATAA
- the LOC114649481 gene encoding trace amine-associated receptor 4-like, with the protein MNVSQEPVEYCFENVVKSCVKVSRPVSLKAVLYFLLVFTILITVFGNLLVMISISHFKQLHSPNNVLVLSLANTDFLLGLLVLPFSTMRAVETCWYLGSFFCRLHTTIDMLLCTVSIYHLCFIAIDRYYAVCDPLHYTTKINYKVISLFIALAWIIPGLYSFGVIYSKVNDQGLEDVVVMMTCEGGCLLLFNKLWALLDPLMFIAPCVVMIGIYAKIFKVAKKQSKILNKEGKTLSEEDNKRRANQNREHKAAKTLGIIMGIFLVCWLPFFFDVAIDVYINFSTPAVVVEAVTWLGYVNSAFNPLIYAFFYPWFRKALKLIVTGKIFRTGSSNFQLISQ; encoded by the coding sequence atgaaCGTATCACAAGAACCTGTAGAGTACTGCTTTGAAAATGTTGTGAAATCTTGTGTAAAGGTCTCTAGACCTGTAAGTCTTAAAGCAGTTCTGTATTTCTTGCTTGTTTTCACCATTCTGATCACTGTGTTTGGTAACCTATTAGTTATGATTTCAATTTCTCACTTTAAACAGCTCCATTCACCCAACAATGTATTAGTGCTTTCTTTAGCAAATACAGATTTCTTGTTGGGATTGCTTGTGCTGCCATTTAGCACAATGAGAGCTGTTGAAACTTGCTGGtatttgggttcttttttttgcaGACTGCATACAACTATTGATATGTTACTTTGTACTGTCTCTATTTaccatttgtgttttattgcaaTTGATCGCTACTATGCAGTGTGTGATCCACTTCActacacaacaaaaataaactataaagttatttctttgtttattgctCTAGCCTGGATAATCCCAGGTTTATACAGTTTTGGAGTAATTTACTCCAAAGTTAATGACCAAGGACTGGAAGATGTGGTGGTCATGATGACATGTGAAGGTGGGTGCTTACTGTTGTTTAATAAATTATGGGCACTGCTGGATCCATTAATGTTTATAGCTCCTTGTGTAGTTATGATTGGGATTTATGCAAAAATTTTTAAAGTTGCtaaaaagcaatcaaaaatcCTCAACAAGGAAGGGAAGACTCTTTCTGAAGAAGATAATAAAAGGAGAGCTAACCAAAACAGAGAGCATAAAGCAGCCAAAACACTTGGCATAATCATGGGCATTTTTTTAGTGTGTTGGCTACCATTTTTCTTTGATGTTGCAATTGATGTTTATATCAATTTTTCCACACCAGCAGTTGTTGTTGAAGCCGTTACATGGCTTGGTTACGTTAATTCAGCGTTTAATCCATTAATATATGCTTTTTTCTATCCATGGTTCCGCAAGGCATTGAAGTTGATTGTTACAGGCAAAATATTTAGGACAGGTTCATCAAATTTTCAGCTTATTTCTCAATAA